Genomic window (Sphingorhabdus pulchriflava):
GATCCAGACCCGGCTGGAATTGACCGCCGCCGCATCACGGCTGCCGTAGTCAACTGCGGAAGTGTTGACAAATCGATCGGCCTGAACGGCAAGAAAACCATACCCGTTGCCGGCTTTATCGACGTATTCTTGGTCGAACCGAGTCTAAAGCGGACACGATGCTCCGCCAAGGATAAGGATTGTGACGACGTCTACACCACGGCGAACGATATTTATGTCGAAGCCATCGGCGCGGCTGGTTCTGGAGAAGGCGGCTCGGTAGCCCAGATTTCCCGCCGCGATGTTCCGAGGCTGATCCGGTAACGGCGCCATGATCAAATGTTTCATCAAAAACGAAAAAGGTGCTGCTGCAGCAGAAATGGCGCTTGTTACGCCGTTGCTGATGATTTTGATGTTTGGCTCATTCGAGCTGGGTAAATATTTCTGGGACAACCACATTGTTGCAAAAGCCGTTCGCGACGGTGCCCGATTTGCCTCGCGCCAGAGTTTTGACAATTATAACTGCACCGGCACCACTGTGAGCGACACGGTACGCGACAATACTCGGAACCTCACTCGTACGAACACAATTGATGGCACAGGAACGGTTCGCCTTTCCGGCTGGACCAATGCTATGATCACGGTCTCGCTACGTTGTGATACCTCCGGCACCTATGCCGCATTTTACAGCGGTATGGCCGGTGTGCCGATTGTTAGTGTTTCTGCCACTGTCCCGTACAGCTCATTGTTTGGCTCCTTGGGAATTGACACAGTGGGCCTCAACCTGATCGCCAATTCAGAAGCTCCGGTGATGGGAATATGACGATGCGAATTGCCAT
Coding sequences:
- a CDS encoding TadE/TadG family type IV pilus assembly protein, whose product is MIKCFIKNEKGAAAAEMALVTPLLMILMFGSFELGKYFWDNHIVAKAVRDGARFASRQSFDNYNCTGTTVSDTVRDNTRNLTRTNTIDGTGTVRLSGWTNAMITVSLRCDTSGTYAAFYSGMAGVPIVSVSATVPYSSLFGSLGIDTVGLNLIANSEAPVMGI